In Candidatus Paceibacterota bacterium, the sequence GACGATCTGCAGTACGAGGAAGTGTCGGGCGAGTTCAAGCGCACCGGCAAACCTGTCAGCCAAATCCTGCAGGACTTCGGGGTGCTGGACCTGGACACGATTCTCCAGGCGATCAGCAACCACCTGGGAGCGCCGGTCGTCACGGTGCGCGAGCGTGATCTGTCGCCCGAGCTGCTGCGAATCGTGCCGGCCAAGATGGCGCGCATGTACCAGTGCCTGCCGGTCGGGCTGTCGAATTCAACCCTGCAGGTGGCCCTGGTGGACCCGCTCAATGTCGGCCGCATTGACGAATTGGGCTTCGTCGTCAAGAAGGACATCCAACTGGTGGTGGCCGACCCGTCGGTGGTCCAAAAGGCCATTGAGAAGTTCTACCCCGAGGAAAACGAGAGCTTCACGGACATCCTCAAGGAATTGGGGTCGGACAAGGAGATCCAGAAAGAAGCCACCGAAGTCGCCGTGACCGATGACGCGGCGATGATGGCGCGCCTGGCCGACCAGGCCCCGATCGTGCGCTTCGTCAACCTCGTCCTGTTCCAGGCCGTCCAGGACCGCGCCAGCGACATTCACTTCGAGCCCTTCGAGGACGAATTCAAGATCCGCTACCGTGTGGACGGCGCCCTTTACGAGATGTCCCCGCCGCCCAAACACCTCGCCCTGCCGGTGGTCTCACGGCTCAAGGTTATGGCCAACCTGAACATCTCGGAGCGGCGTTTGCCCCAGGACGGGCGCATCAGTTACCCGCTGGGCAATCGCATGATTGATTTGCGCGTCTCGACGCTTCCCACCCAGTTCGGCGAGTCGGTCGTGCTGCGCGTGCTGGATCGCGCGGCGGTCAACCTGGAAATCGAGTCGCTGGGCTTCCCCAAGTATCTTTACGAATACTCCGTCGAGACCATTCAGCGGCCCAACGGCATTCTCGTGGTGACGGGCCCGACGGGTTGCGGCAAGACTACCACGCTTTACTCCTTCCTGCGCCGCGTCAACAGCATTGATTCAAAGTTGCTTACCGCCGAGGACCCGGTCGAATACGACATCGAGGGGATCATGCAGGTGGCCATTAACGAAGCCGTTGGCCTGACGTTCAGCCGCGCGTTGCGCTCCTTCCTCCGGCAGGACCCGGACATTATCATGGTGGGGGAAATGCGCGACCTGGAGACGGCGCAGATTTCCATTCAAGCCTCTCTGACCGGGCACCTGGTTCTGAGCACCCTCCATACGAACGACGCCCCCGGAGCCGTCACGCGTCTGGTGGACATGGGTGTCGAGCCCTTCCTGATTTCCTCCACCATGGTGGCGGTGATCGGCCAGCGCCTGGTCCGCACCATCTGCAAGAACTGCCGCACCCCCTTCGAGCCGACCGAGACCCAATTGTCCCTCCTCAATCTCTCT encodes:
- a CDS encoding GspE/PulE family protein is translated as MSEDISNPLLALVKDQGLIDDLQYEEVSGEFKRTGKPVSQILQDFGVLDLDTILQAISNHLGAPVVTVRERDLSPELLRIVPAKMARMYQCLPVGLSNSTLQVALVDPLNVGRIDELGFVVKKDIQLVVADPSVVQKAIEKFYPEENESFTDILKELGSDKEIQKEATEVAVTDDAAMMARLADQAPIVRFVNLVLFQAVQDRASDIHFEPFEDEFKIRYRVDGALYEMSPPPKHLALPVVSRLKVMANLNISERRLPQDGRISYPLGNRMIDLRVSTLPTQFGESVVLRVLDRAAVNLEIESLGFPKYLYEYSVETIQRPNGILVVTGPTGCGKTTTLYSFLRRVNSIDSKLLTAEDPVEYDIEGIMQVAINEAVGLTFSRALRSFLRQDPDIIMVGEMRDLETAQISIQASLTGHLVLSTLHTNDAPGAVTRLVDMGVEPFLISSTMVAVIGQRLVRTICKNCRTPFEPTETQLSLLNLSPHDLGEKTFYYGRGCSTCNDTGYKGRKGIFELLVISDAIRLLINERAPTVVMRQKAIELGMIPLREDGLRSIFDGDTTIEEVVKYT